A genomic region of Friedmanniella luteola contains the following coding sequences:
- a CDS encoding DUF2332 domain-containing protein has translation MVDWDRGATLAVRFRAHAGDRTHLYAVAMRAMADDWEAGGPVREVCAGHEDAPEGSALQLRLLAGVFRLVLEGRADALAPWYACLGGDAPPSTVWPVMREVVAAHVPELRTALEVAPQTNEVGRAAALLVGLTDLVARTGCRQLRVLELGASAGLNLLLDRFRVTGPGWAWGPADSPVVLDAAVDGAFTPAPFRLVAPAGCDVAPVDAGTEAGRRLLTSFVWPFDLHRHARLAGALAVAARHPVRVDRAGAADWLGEQLAGTGPAASGRDDDAVLTVVWHSVTRLYWSPEEVAAVERVLAGHGRRRRLGRVSLEYDDAAVEAGGHPVLTGTLWDPSAAAGAVPRRLATAHHHGVPVRLELPVGRPGRSGVSP, from the coding sequence ATGGTCGACTGGGACCGCGGTGCCACCCTCGCGGTGCGCTTCCGCGCCCACGCCGGCGACCGGACGCACCTCTACGCCGTGGCCATGCGGGCGATGGCCGACGACTGGGAGGCCGGTGGGCCCGTACGGGAGGTCTGCGCGGGCCACGAGGACGCGCCGGAGGGCTCCGCGCTCCAGCTGCGGCTGCTGGCCGGGGTCTTCCGGCTGGTCCTCGAGGGGCGGGCGGATGCGCTGGCGCCCTGGTACGCCTGCCTGGGCGGGGACGCCCCGCCCTCGACGGTGTGGCCGGTGATGAGGGAGGTCGTCGCCGCGCACGTCCCCGAGCTCCGCACCGCGCTGGAGGTGGCGCCGCAGACGAACGAGGTCGGCCGGGCGGCGGCCCTGCTGGTCGGGCTCACCGACCTGGTCGCCCGGACGGGTTGCCGGCAGCTGCGGGTGCTCGAGCTCGGGGCCAGCGCCGGGCTGAACCTGCTGCTGGACCGCTTCCGCGTCACCGGGCCCGGCTGGGCCTGGGGGCCGGCCGACTCCCCGGTGGTGCTGGACGCCGCCGTCGACGGCGCGTTCACGCCGGCGCCGTTCAGGCTGGTCGCCCCGGCCGGCTGCGACGTGGCGCCGGTCGACGCCGGCACCGAGGCGGGCCGGCGGCTGCTGACGTCCTTCGTCTGGCCGTTCGACCTGCACCGGCACGCCCGGCTCGCGGGAGCGCTCGCGGTGGCCGCGCGGCACCCCGTGCGGGTCGACCGCGCCGGCGCCGCGGACTGGCTGGGGGAGCAGCTGGCGGGGACGGGTCCGGCCGCGAGCGGCCGGGACGACGACGCGGTGCTGACGGTGGTCTGGCACTCCGTCACCCGGCTGTACTGGTCACCGGAGGAGGTCGCGGCCGTCGAGCGGGTTCTGGCGGGGCACGGCCGCCGGCGACGGCTGGGCCGGGTGAGCCTCGAGTACGACGACGCGGCCGTGGAGGCCGGGGGGCACCCGGTGCTGACCGGCACGCTGTGGGACCCGTCGGCGGCCGCGGGTGCGGTGCCGCGGCGGCTCGCCACCGCGCACCACCACGGTGTCCCGGTGCGGCTGGAGCTCCCGGTGGGCCGGCCCGGCCGGTCCGGCGTCAGCCCTTGA
- a CDS encoding M48 family metallopeptidase, which yields MEPTATPPVQVEVRRSGRRTRTVTAFREADTIVVVIPQRMSRADERSFVDSMVAKVLAREARTAAPRGDADLRARAADLAARHLAPPAGAPPRPADVRWVTNQQRRWGSCTPATGVIRLSHRLQPMPAWVVDYVLVHELAHLVEPTHSAAFWRLVARYPDADRARGFLEGYLAGQGRPAVDEAEDDDVEEPDGARGA from the coding sequence ATGGAGCCCACCGCCACCCCGCCCGTGCAGGTGGAGGTCCGCCGCAGCGGACGGCGCACCCGCACCGTGACGGCCTTCCGGGAGGCCGACACCATCGTCGTGGTCATCCCGCAACGGATGTCGCGGGCCGACGAGCGCAGCTTCGTCGACTCCATGGTCGCCAAGGTGCTGGCGCGCGAGGCCCGCACGGCCGCGCCGCGGGGGGACGCCGACCTGCGGGCGCGCGCCGCCGACCTCGCGGCGCGCCACCTCGCGCCCCCGGCCGGCGCCCCGCCCCGGCCCGCGGACGTCCGCTGGGTGACCAACCAGCAGCGTCGCTGGGGCTCCTGCACCCCGGCCACCGGCGTGATCCGGCTGTCGCACCGGCTGCAGCCGATGCCCGCCTGGGTCGTCGACTACGTGCTGGTCCACGAGCTCGCGCACCTGGTCGAGCCCACCCACTCCGCCGCCTTCTGGCGCCTGGTGGCCCGCTACCCCGACGCGGACCGGGCGCGGGGCTTCCTCGAGGGCTACCTCGCCGGGCAGGGCCGCCCGGCCGTCGACGAGGCCGAGGACGACGACGTGGAGGAGCCCGACGGTGCTCGCGGAGCCTGA
- a CDS encoding SRPBCC family protein, with product MPEVRTSLWTALPPDRVLRVLTDFGPARAEAWPGVDASNLTVHDSGPGWAEVTEGNRIGWERERYHWDAEAGTVTADTLASNLWAVGSRWDYRLTPDRGGTTVEVTLLRRGKGVKGALVGALLPLVGARMIRDGLTGALLKG from the coding sequence ATGCCCGAAGTCCGCACCAGCCTCTGGACCGCGCTGCCGCCCGACCGGGTGCTCCGCGTGCTCACGGACTTCGGGCCGGCCCGCGCCGAGGCCTGGCCGGGCGTGGACGCGTCGAACCTGACGGTGCACGACAGCGGGCCGGGCTGGGCGGAGGTCACGGAGGGCAACCGGATCGGCTGGGAGCGCGAGCGCTACCACTGGGACGCCGAGGCCGGCACCGTCACCGCCGACACGCTGGCCTCGAACCTGTGGGCGGTGGGCAGCCGCTGGGACTACCGGTTGACCCCGGACCGCGGCGGCACGACCGTCGAGGTCACGCTGCTGCGTCGCGGCAAGGGCGTGAAGGGCGCGCTCGTCGGCGCGCTGCTGCCGCTGGTCGGCGCCCGGATGATCCGCGACGGGCTGACGGGCGCCCTGCTCAAGGGCTGA
- a CDS encoding DUF5679 domain-containing protein — protein MAETYSGEFYCVKCKEKREASGEVHVNEKGTRMAKAKCPVCGTNLNRILGKA, from the coding sequence ATGGCGGAGACGTACAGCGGTGAGTTCTACTGCGTGAAGTGCAAGGAGAAGCGCGAGGCCTCCGGTGAGGTGCACGTCAACGAGAAGGGCACCCGGATGGCCAAGGCCAAGTGCCCCGTCTGCGGGACGAACCTGAACCGCATCCTCGGCAAGGCCTGA